Proteins encoded by one window of Salmo trutta chromosome 17, fSalTru1.1, whole genome shotgun sequence:
- the LOC115151358 gene encoding receptor-type tyrosine-protein phosphatase beta-like, with amino-acid sequence MGVASSSRSTVIGGLEGSGSTGSELTPSQNMVWKAVDELTIHTAPSPVEVFILSKTTSSVTVGWGQASGEVKGFILSITNQTSNQQLNLSAQETWSYRFEGLSPGSHYTVDVISSNGERTTNASVDINTIPGAPQEVLLVEEDVTSSVFVSWGAAAGGWRGTR; translated from the exons ATGGGCGTGGCCAGCAGTTCCAGGTCGACTGTGATTGGAGGACTGGAGGGTTCAGGAAGTACAGGGTCAGAGTTAACTCCGTCACAGAACATGGTGTGGAAAGCTGTGGATGAACTGACCATACACACCG CTCCCAGTCCAGTGGAGGTGTTTATCCTCAGTAAGACCACCTCATCTGTGACAGTTGGCTGGGGCCAAGCCAGTGGCGAGGTGAAAGGCTTCATCCTGTCAATTACAAACCAAACCTCCAATCAGCAGCTGAACCTCTCTGCCCAGGAGACATG gTCCTACAGGTTTGAGGGCCTCTCCCCAGGAAGCCATTACACAGTAGATGTTATCAGCAGCAATGGAGAGAGGACTACAAATGCTTCTGTAGACATCAACACCA TCCCAGGAGCCCCACAGGAAGTGCTGCTGGTGGAAGAGGATGTGACCTCATCAGTGTTTGTGAGCTGGGGAGCTGCCGCAGGGGGATGGAGGGGTACAAGGTAG